From the genome of Xiphophorus hellerii strain 12219 chromosome 11, Xiphophorus_hellerii-4.1, whole genome shotgun sequence, one region includes:
- the spata22 gene encoding spermatogenesis-associated protein 22, protein MRRQEQPLDRPATGYLPVSLFNQRKRNRIPLKSVPGENDFFSPSEYMASTSSAASVGPSATYECYQASDSSPSGPQSHQWNRKGVPESAKPQQYGNRPAPGPSTMRTYAPIAHPYKAETKSSMTAQSSNPAGQWVSSSGVSPRHSQIQHPYGNKNTQSKPAQHAGFSQTAQQSSNKQTFPARQFSHQSRPLPPPEAPPPSALLAPAAQQPNKSWKFTNSFEHQKSNFIAKKSSNQPPTAKPTKNEKESVPAKQPMENSLRILTTVINGMRHWSQFKDKIPYLFEIFATLDSAVTLGRYGAKSFLLRDGKDVLQCVFYENEQLLPRLIRGQVHRCVGNYDRSRDVLICVSVRAGQPSEQRNALEAVKVSDAEMRALVKTLSEV, encoded by the exons ATGAGGAGACAGGAACAGCCGCTGGACCGACCAGCAACag GCTACCTGCCTGTGTCACTCTTTAACCAGAGGAAGAGAAACAGAATTCCTCTGAAATCTGTTCCTGGTGAAAATGACTTCTTTTCCCCAAGTGAATACATGGCCAGTACCAGTTCAGCTGCTAGTGTAGGTCCCTCAG CTACGTATGAATGTTACCAGGCCTCAGATTCTTCTCCTAGTGGTCCTCAAAGCCATCAGTGGAACAGAAAAGGTGTCCCAGAGTCTGCTAAACCCCAGCAGTATGGCAACAGACCTGCTCCTGGACCGTCTACAATGAGAACCTATGCACCCATAGCACATCCATACAAAGCTGAGACTAAGAG CTCCATGACGGCCCAGTCCAGCAATCCAGCCGGACAATGGGTTTCGAGCTCCGGTGTTAGTCCCAGACATAGCCAAATTCAACATCCCTATGGCAACAAGAACACCCAAAGCAAGCCAGCACAGCATGCAGGGTTCTCTCAGACGGCCCAGCAGTCGTCCAACAAACAAACCTTCCCTGCACGTCAGTTTTCCCATCAGTCCagacctcttcctcctcctgaagCTCCTCCACCCAGCGCGCTGCTTGCCCCAGCTGCACAGCAACCTAACAAGTCCTGGAAGTTTACTAACAGCTTTGAGcatcaaaaatcaaactttattgCAAAAAAGAGTTCGAATCAACCTCCAACAGCTAAACCAACCAAAAATGAG aAGGAAAGTGTTCCAGCGAAGCAGCCTATGGAAAACTCCCTGAGGATCCTGACCACAGTTATTAATGGAATGAGACACTGGAGCCAGTTTAAAGATAAAATTCCTTACTTATTCGAGATATTTG CCACTCTGGACTCTGCAGTCACTCTGGGGCGCTACGGAGCCAAGAGCTTTCTACTGAGAGACGGGAAGGATGTGCTGCAGTGTGTCTTCTATGAAAAT GAGCAGCTGCTGCCGCGCCTCATTCGAGGTCAGGTCCATCGCTGCGTCGGCAACTACGACCGCAGCAGAGACGTCCTGATATGCGTGTCTGTTCGAGCCGGTCAGCCGTCAGAGCAGAGGAACGCTCTGGAAGCTGTCAAAGTGTCGGATGCAGAAATGAGAGCGCTGGTCAAGACACTCAGCGAAGTTTGA